Proteins from a single region of Ischnura elegans chromosome 2, ioIscEleg1.1, whole genome shotgun sequence:
- the LOC124154221 gene encoding luciferin sulfotransferase-like → MAPTIEDVTGGNKLDDLLLKDFTSMFRSGYVRAGKGSGSQKGFILPAYYKKFAERISKMEVREDDVWVVSYPKTGTTWSQEMVWLIANELNFDEAKSVILPERFPFLEHSPLFCYDEFLKERPDFPLPDFVRDSVKYVDEFKTQRFIKTHLPWPLLPDQIHTKKPKVIYVARNPKDTCVSYFHHCQLMEGYNGSFQDFCELFLGDNLNFSPFWEHVKSFWDHRDEKNILFLTYEDMKKDLASVIREVVSFLGKEALNPDDMASLCTHLSFESMKNNKSTNYEFAIEVNRAANLIERNGSFLRQGKVGGWKSAMGPELCDKFDQWVEKNQSETGINVWKTI, encoded by the exons ATGGCTCCCACGATCGAAGATGTCACGGGCGGCAACAAGTTGGACGATTTGCTGCTCAAGGATTTCACTTCCATGTTCCGCTCCGGTTACGTCAGGGCTGGAAAGGGTTCAGGAAGCCAGAAAGGGTTCATCCTGCCGGCCTACTACAAAAAGTTCGCGGAGAGGATCAGTAAAATGGAGGTGAGGGAAGACGACGTGTGGGTGGTGTCCTACCCCAAAACAG GGACAACATGGAGCCAGGAAATGGTATGGCTCATCGCCAATGAGCTGAATTTTGATGAAGCCAAGTCTGTGATTTTGCCCGAGAGATTTCCTTTTCTTGA GCACTCACCATTGTTTTGCTATGACGAATTTTTAAAGGAGAGACCTGACTTTCCTCTTCCGGATTTTGTCAGAGACTCAGTGAAGTATGTTGATGAGTTCAAAACGCAAAGATTCATCAAAACTCACCTACCATGGCCCTTGCTTCCAGACCAAATACATACAAAAAAACCAAAA gtgaTATATGTGGCAAGGAACCCAAAAGATACATGTGTATCATATTTCCATCATTGCCAACTAATGGAAGGCTATAATGGTAGTTTTCAAGATTTCTGTGAGCTGTTTCTGGGTGATAATT TGAATTTTTCACCATTTTGGGAGCACGTAAAGTCTTTCTGGGATcatagagatgaaaaaaatatcctcttcCTTACCTATGAAGACATGAAaaag gatCTTGCATCAGTCATAAGAGAAGTGGTATCATTCCTGGGGAAGGAAGCTCTCAACCCTGATGATATGGCCAGCCTCTGCACTCACCTCAGCTTTGAGTCCATGAAGAATAACAAATCAACCAACTATGAATTTGCTATTGAAGTGAATCGTGCTGCCAACCTTATTGAAAGAAATGGTAGCTTCTTACGCCAGGGAAAAGTTGGCGGCTGGAAATCTGCTATGGGACCTGAACTTTGTGATAAGTTTGATCAATgggtggaaaaaaatcaaagtgaAACTGGAATAAATGTTTGGAAAacgatttga